The nucleotide sequence TACTTGTGATACTGttttggagagcttatgaaaacaactcatGACATgtgcataagttgttttcagcatATTTCACATAAACTTTCCACAGTAGTCTATGAAAAGAAATTATAGaaatatgaaaacagtttaacttcattttatgttttgttgaagaaataaagTATACATAAGGACTTAatcaagttgtttatccaaacagggcctaaaTTGTTAAATACTTgcagaaataaaaaatgaatgattaaaTAAGCAATGTTGAGAGGGTTTAGTTAAAATAGATAGATAACCTTAGAAATGAGCCTTGTGTTTAGACCTAAACGAGCAAGGCAGGTTAAAGCATTGCCGGCATTACCACCTCCTTGAACCTGAAAATTacaatgcataaacattttatattattaattaattatacaaaatcaattctatattAGCTTAAAACAATTCAGAAAAAGGAAGCAACCTTCAAATTGGTAGTTCTGATTTTATCATCTGGTTTAGGGTAAGCAGAAACGGTAGCCAAGAAATCGACGGTGACTGATCCACAACCCACCTGAATAAGCACGTGCGTGTATGTgtaaagaagagaaaagaaacacTGGAAATTTGGCGGGAatggaagaaagagagaaagagagggaAACGCACAACGGTGGCCTTTTGAGGAacggaggaggaggaggagcaCATTTTGAGCTTCAAATTTCTGCAGCGATGATGATTCTTTGTTGActgaaattaaacaaataattgaatttacATGAGagtaagagaaaaataatgCATAAAGTAAATATATTTACATTGCAGAATTTGAAAGGTTGaatattgttgaagatgaaagaagaagaaagagtgcAGAGATTCGACATGTTTTGGATTTGTAGTTGTTgaagattgaaattgaaatttgatttttctgttttgtgtTCAACGGATGAGTGGTTGGTGATTGGCCAAAAGTGATTAGTGAAGTGGATCGACCTTTTTCTCACTTTCTTCCAAGTGGCATTTGTTTGCTTGCTACAACTTCCATTGCAATTTTTAatctaaattaattatttttttaatatttctttaaatCTGGTTAGcagtttctttattttattttccatctatCAATTTCCAAAATTCCATTTCCACTTCACAATCTCTAAACATGTGCATAAATAATAGATTCAGGTTGGTTATGGCATCTCGGACAATTTGGATCTGATTCATGTTTCTTCTATACCTCTCCTCGTTCGTGAGGAAGGAGTTTCCATAAAAATTGTATGCTGCTCTTACAGGTAAATTTCCATCAGAAGATGGTATGATTTCACACAGGAATATCAACAAATTCATTTAAACATGGATGACGAATGCTGTCGATAATTTCGCAAAATATTGAAGTGACAAAAGGGTCTATTATAACTCATCTCCGCTGGCCATCGTCGTTAACAAAGAAAGAGACAGTGGTCTTGAGGAATTTGATGAGAGCAAATCTCTTCCAAACTCACTGTATCAAGAGTCCAAGATATATTGTTTGTAATGACATTTGACTAAATATGATAACTTGTGATCTTAGATTCAATGTTAGGGATAATATTAATGCCACAATTATACTTTGCTTTCATCACTTGGACACATAACTTTTCAGGATTTTCGACCAATTACAAAGCAAGCTTAAGGATATAATTTAACGATCTCATACATTGGATTTGGAAGCCTAGACCACCAACTTCTTTAGGAAGACAAATTTGATTCCAAGCTACCAAAGTGAcattttatagcatttgtaGTAGATCATCAAATAAAAGTCTCTACAAATTTTCTCAGCAGCATCACAGAGACTGGAATAGCTGAGACTTGCATCACAAGTTTATTACATTAAatccttaaatttaatttagaacaacaagaaacaaagaaaacaagCTTGTACCAGAAACTTAGAAGTACAAGCATTTGAACTAATGATTAACTAACTTTTGTAAACTAAAATATGAGGACTCATTTTCATGCTGAAGCCCTGTTATGCTGAGGATTTTGATGACCGGATATTTGAGGCTCTAATTAATAAAGGATGCCAGGTATGGATCAGTGCGATATGGAAGACCACTCCTAGCTCCAATAGCTCTACATTGAGCAGCTGCCTTTAATTATAATACCATCACATGCCAACAACAAATACATTCATATATATCAGTTAATAACAAACACAGGTATGGTCTGTGACCTTGATTTTCTCCTAATTTCAGTTAAATTGCGTCTAAAATGTTATGTAAAACAACAAGAATAagattttattaatttgatgCTGTGCATTTATGTAACAATCTTTTGTATGTCCAGTACTGACTATGAATTGCGTAAAAAGAAAGTGCCGACTATAAATCTAAATTATGCCATGTTATCGCTTTTTGGTAATTATTGCTTGAATCTTATGCTGCTTACCACATGAGATGCAAAAGGCAACATTTTCTCTGGTGAGAAGTTGGCACAGATAgctgcaaataaaataaaggcatTGTTAACTAaaatttttatcatcaaactaACAATGTAAACAGAACAGTTGTTTGGtgaattaatcaaaatttaGAAGATAAAACAACAGTTTGTAAAGTGATCTAGGCCATCAATTTGAAATCGATCGTTTcacattacattttttttaacaaaatcatctttaaatattatttatcgtAAATTTGAGATCAGGCGGCAAAGATCAATAAATGTGTCTCACATTTAATTCGTGGAATGTTGAGAGGTTGAACATACCATATAAAACTGCTCCAACAAATGCATCCCCAGCACCAGTTGTATCAATAAGCTCTGATGGTGGAATCTTTTCAGATGTCCCAAAATATAACCTCCCACATACTGATCCTATCCCGTCCGCTCTAAATTTTGTAACATTCTaggaaaattaagaaaaaaaagatcaatCTAAGTTGAATCTAACAAGAGTAATATTTGATATATTCTAAAATGACAAATGATATGAGACAGTGAAATACATCAAAATGTAACACTTATTATATGAGAAGGAGGGAGTAAGTTTTACGTAGCTATTACCGAGGCAACGCAGGTTGGCATGGTTGTGCTATCATCCTTTCTCATTGTTAATGATTTCATAGAGTTGTCCACATCCACTTCTTCTAAGTGAGAACCCTCTGCTAGAAAGTAAATTGAAAAACAACTTGCTAAAGTTTCCCTCCATTCATGTATTTGAATGCATCATGACAAGGATCAAACAAAGGGGTTTCAAAGAGGTATATTTACCATCTGCGCATTTCTGAAGCATTATGCAGCCGTCTTTTCCCAAAGTTGCAATCACAAATTTAAGTCTTGGAAGTCTTAAAAGAATTGAAACTAGTGCTCTTGGTATAGATGATGCCTCTGTCCATGTCTGTGAAATGTGTCAGAAAGAATTACTTCAGAAATTCTCCCAAAATTAACTAATGTTCTTGTTTTACATATCTAGTAATTCTACTTCATGTTAGTACTATGATTTGGGTAACTTGCCTGAGGAAACTTTTCTGAGCATACAGCATAATCAGCCAAGTCCAGAAGGTCGTTCAATCCTTCCCTTGGCCTTTCAGCGTCAACTAAGATGGATATATTTTGGCGAAACGCCTGCAAGAGCGAAATATAGTTGGCTTGGTTTATGGATCTCTCTTTAAATATCAAGTGCAATTAGATGaacaaacataaatatttcGTTACAATATTTGGTACATAGTTATGTTCTGTTACCTACATCAATGACAATTTACTTAGAAACACCTTAAGAAAAGTACTAATAGAAGTCAcagatttctttttttttaagggagaaGTCACAGAAAATTGAATTGTTCCAAATCTATTTAGAATTATGATAATCCTATATTACATTATGCTACAACTAATATGTAATTACCTCTCGAGCAATGACAAGAGCAGTTGCAGGCATCCTAACATCAAAATAGGCCACTCTAGCTCCATTCAATGCAGATAACAATTTCGCACGCGAAAGATCTTCCGGTACCATTGTAGGATATCCTTCTGTGAATATACAAGTTCGTGTCTTCCTGAATGTTCAACGTTATAGGATAAATTTATACATTACTTATATGAGTCAGGATTAGCCGACACCATGTGTCAAATTTAGCAGTTGAATTACATCTCTAATAACTGTGCAGAATACGAATCAGATGAGACTGATTATCAAACCACATGCTTAAGAAATCCAATTATCTATCAAGCATGTCTTATTAAATTTAGTTAATCATAATTTTTGGATTGTGTAATGCTAATAACTTTCATATACTTATATCATTGTCTTTTCAAAGCCCCACAAGTGAAAAATTAGGAGgaagataaaataaacacaaattttatgtaaaatcaTTTAAGCAATGGTACATACGTGTGGTTGTCAATAATAATGTAGCTAAATGGTGTAGTCCCTTCCTTTGAGACCTGGAAACAAATGGAAAAGTAAACAAATTATCGATGTAATTAAGTAAGATAACCCTAAGATATGATTTTGGTCTTGATTTATAGTATCAATGATAGTAGtacttataaatttatttgatattttttatttcagatatgaatttttttttttaagtaatttcaTTTAGACATGATTGATGTAATattaactttgaaaattgaagtaAATTTTGGCCTGTTTgctttagattattttttgaaatcatTTACCACAAATGAAGAAGTATCCACACCCTCAGCTTCTAGCTCCTCTATCAAAACCCTACCCTGAGCGTCATTTGCAACCTAGTCATTAGAATTAGCCACATTCATAAGGTTTTTGAGTACATTGCCAAAGAAATAatttcaaacaacaacaaaaaccttAGAAATTATTCTTGGCTTTAATCCCAAACGAGCAGCACAAGTCAACGCATTTCCGGTATTTCCCCCACCTTGTACCTATATTGAACCAAATATTGCAAACACACATTCATTAATTAGTTACTATTAGTGCATGTATGTGTGTTTACCCAAAAAATTAGTGCGAATCGTGGTTGGACTTAACACAATCCTACAAAATCGGTATGTGAGGTGAGAATTGCCACCACTTATATAAACATATATTCAAGTCATATTTTATCCGACGTGGGACTCTTCAACACACATGCTCACGATCAGCACTATTGAGTTTAGCTTATAGGCATTAAATGATGGATGACCTGATAGCCGAAACCTGATAATAAATGGTCTAATGAATTTTGAAGAGACTTTAATATGATGATATTTTATCAGATGTGGAACTTTTAAATGTATGTATAGCTTTGAACATCGGTAGAAAATATTgattccaagtaaacaacttttattttaatgaaatcgATGTAAACAACTTCAAAATATAGAAATCCAATAACGTTAAAGTATATATCTCTATCAAAATCACAGTAGACCAAGATGACATGTGAAAGAAAATGAGTTGCATTTTTTAAGAAAGTAGCCCACgccaatatttaaaatataattagacCCATAATCAGTACTGACTATCAAACAAAAGCTAGGCCCACTTTGACTAAAATTATACATTAGATtacatcattttaattttcaaaacgACAACAAAATATtcacttattttattataaaaagaatattACCCTATCTTAATGGTAGAGCAAAAAAAATGCAACTCCATTGCTAATGGTTCTTTAGGCTCTCCACATTGTTGTGAAACTTTCTAAATTTATCTCTGTTCTGTGCAACACAAAAGAGTACTTAAGAGCAACCATATGAAGTTCATAGAAGAGATATAGGAATTTATGAAAGATCCAAGCGTGAGAGAGTGTAGTTAAAgtggttttctttttctttctagcGTGAAAGAGATGTATAGAAGAGATAATGAACCAAGCAATTGAACTCAAATAGTTAATGCATTTCATCAATGATGAATTATTCGGAAGAACTCGAATTTGATTCTTAAGTGAAACAATTTTTAGTCAGACAATACTTACCTTCAACTGAACTCTAGATAATAAGGATTTCTTTCTCCGATAACCGGAGGGTTAACGCAataaaaatagtgaattttttcttatgTCAAAAAGAAAGTGAGTTTTTTAGTTAGAGTTGGCCTTAAAAAGTCCATGGACCCACATAAGTTGCACAACCAATTACTCCCACGGAgatttcaattaataatttgTTAGC is from Medicago truncatula cultivar Jemalong A17 chromosome 1, MtrunA17r5.0-ANR, whole genome shotgun sequence and encodes:
- the LOC25484182 gene encoding ribokinase isoform X4, with the translated sequence MSSDSALLSLPDNPVIVGFGGVGVDLLATVESFPKPDTKNRTTQFKVSKEGTTPFSYIIIDNHTKTRTCIFTEGYPTMVPEDLSRAKLLSALNGARVAYFDVRMPATALVIAREAFRQNISILVDAERPREGLNDLLDLADYAVCSEKFPQTWTEASSIPRALVSILLRLPRLKFVIATLGKDGCIMLQKCADAEGSHLEEVDVDNSMKSLTMRKDDSTTMPTCVASNVTKFRADGIGSVCGRLYFGTSEKIPPSELIDTTGAGDAFVGAVLYAICANFSPEKMLPFASHVAAAQCRAIGARSGLPYRTDPYLASFIN
- the LOC25484182 gene encoding ribokinase isoform X3; the protein is MSSDSALLSLPDNPVIVGFGGVGVDLLATVESFPKPDTKNRTTQFKVQGGGNTGNALTCAARLGLKPRIISKGRVLIEELEAEGVDTSSFVVSKEGTTPFSYIIIDNHTKTRTCIFTEGYPTMVPEDLSRAKLLSALNGARVAYFDVRMPATALVIAREAFRQNISILVDAERPREGLNDLLDLADYAVCSEKFPQTWTEASSIPRALVSILLRLPRLKFVIATLGKDGCIMLQKCADAEGSHLEEVDVDNSMKSLTMRKDDSTTMPTCVASNVTKFRADGIGSVCGRLYFGTSEKIPPSELIDTTGAGDAFVGAVLYAICANFSPEKMLPFASHVAAAQCRAIGARSGLPYRTDPYLASFIN
- the LOC25484182 gene encoding ribokinase isoform X1; protein product: MSSDSALLSLPDNPVIVGFGGVGVDLLATVESFPKPDTKNRTTQFKVQGGGNTGNALTCAARLGLKPRIISKVANDAQGRVLIEELEAEGVDTSSFVVSKEGTTPFSYIIIDNHTKTRTCIFTEGYPTMVPEDLSRAKLLSALNGARVAYFDVRMPATALVIAREAFRQNISILVDAERPREGLNDLLDLADYAVCSEKFPQTWTEASSIPRALVSILLRLPRLKFVIATLGKDGCIMLQKCADAEGSHLEEVDVDNSMKSLTMRKDDSTTMPTCVASNVTKFRADGIGSVCGRLYFGTSEKIPPSELIDTTGAGDAFVGAVLYAICANFSPEKMLPFASHVAAAQCRAIGARSGLPYRTDPYLASFIN
- the LOC25484182 gene encoding ribokinase isoform X2, with the translated sequence MSSDSALLSLPDNPVIVGFGGVGVDLLATVESFPKPDTKNRTTQFKVQGGGNTGNALTCAARLGLKPRIISKVANDAQGRVLIEELEAEGVDTSSFVVSKEGTTPFSYIIIDNHTKTRTCIFTEGYPTMVPEDLSRAKLLSALNGARVAYFDVRMPATALVIAREAFRQNISILVDAERPREGLNDLLDLADYAVCSEKFPQTWTEASSIPRALVSILLRLPRLKFVIATLGKDGCIMLQKCADEGSHLEEVDVDNSMKSLTMRKDDSTTMPTCVASNVTKFRADGIGSVCGRLYFGTSEKIPPSELIDTTGAGDAFVGAVLYAICANFSPEKMLPFASHVAAAQCRAIGARSGLPYRTDPYLASFIN